Below is a genomic region from Medicago truncatula cultivar Jemalong A17 chromosome 3, MtrunA17r5.0-ANR, whole genome shotgun sequence.
tgatacaaaACAAATATGCTGAGGATATAACACTAAACATAATGTCTACTGtctattttttatatgaagTTCATGTCTGAAGTACTAGCATTGTTTATTCTAATAATTGATTACTTCAAACTTATTTAACGACGTAGAAATTTGTAACGCTATAAATAAGAAGTTGGTGACTCTAAACAGAGTACATAATACAAAATAATACATACATGGAAGGTGGTGAACTGAGAGTGGCGAGTGGACGCGTAGGGAGCTCCAGCATATGGAGAAGTGGTGCAGTTGATGTATTTTCAGGATCGTCAAGAAGGGATGATGATGAACAAGAGCTTCAATGGGCTGCTATTGAGAAGCTTCCGACCTATCTACGCATGACTAGAGGTATACTGAATGAATCACAAAGTGAACAGCCTATAGAGATTGATATCAACAAACTTGGACCACTGCAGAGGAAGAATTTAGTGGAGAGACTTGTCAAGATTGCCGAGGAAGATAATGAGAAGTTCTTGTTGAAGTTAAGACAACGCATTGATCGGTATGTATGCTACCAACTTATCTAGCACCGACATTTCAAATTGAATGCATGTTTATTGCGTTGATTAAGATAGgacattttcttaaattataaacaaattccGTGTCTGTGTAAATGTTTCTAACGCAGTACTAACTTGAGTTGTTGTTTTGTGTCTGTGTTTGTTCTAGTTTTGAAATGAATCTTAAAGAAATTATGTAAGGTTTTAAGTAGTGGTTGCATCGTAATTCTTGATATTTGTGTTGAATTACTGTCAAATGCAGTTGATACAATATTGGTTGTGGTTGCGAGATATAAAAAATCGACGATGTTTTGGCCAAATAGTGATAATGTACCATTTTTTGAAACTCTGGCATCATGTGTAGAGGAATTTACAagtttgtgtaattttgttcGTTTCATGGTTCAGGGTTGGACTTGATTTTCCGACAATTGAAGTCCGTTTTGAGCACTTGAATGTTGAAGCAGAAGCTCATGTGGGAAGCAGGGCATTGCCTACAATCCTCAACTTCTCCATTAATTTGTTGGAGGTAGTCATAACAAAAATTTTGGAATTGGATGTTTTGCTATCCCaaaaaaatccttttgaagCAGAATATACTGACAAGCTCTAATGTTTATGTATTTGTGCTCTCTTTTTGAAGGGATTCCTGAATAATCTTCACCTTATCCCGAGTCGAAAGAAGCCGCTAACGGTTCTTCATGATGTTAGTGGAATAATCAAGCCTAAAAGGTAAGACAACATTGCCTTAGTGAAATTCACACGATTGACAGAAAATATCTATTTCTCAATTAACAATTTGTTTTGCCTGTTGCAGAATGACACTGCTCTTAGGTCCTCCAAGTTCTGGAAAGACTACATTGTTGTTGGCACTAGCCGGAAGACTCAGTAGAGATCTAAAAGTAAGCACATGTGACATTCCTTTTGTTTCAGAAATTATGTTTCACAAtcataattcattcatttccaATTTTCCATTGATGATTAATTGCAGTTTTCGGGGAGAGTTGCGTATAATGATCACGGGATGGAAGAATTCGTACCACAGAGAACATCAGCTTACATAAGTCAAACTGATTTACACATAGGAGAACTGACAGTGAGAGAAACATTGGCCTTTTCAGCAAGGTGTCAAGGAATAGGAACTCGTTATGGTCAGTAATATAGTCCTTTGTTGTCTGTACAATGAAGGGTTATGTATTGTCACTTACATTTGATTGAACTGTTTTTCAACTTTGTGCAATCGGAAGATATGCTCGCAGAATTATCAAGAAGAGAAAAGGCTGAAAACATTAAACCAGATCCtgatcttgatatttatatgaaGGTAAGATGAGATAAAGATTAGATAAATGTTAATAGACCTCTATGCATAATGAATAACTTGGAGATAAAGCTAACCTGCTTAATTTTCAGGCTGAAGCACTAGAAGGCCAAGAAACCAACATAGTTACAGATTATATAATTAAGGTAGAAAATCCAGTTCATCAAATTTTTAAAGATGACTTTAGGATAAAATAAGGAAGAATCTCATTTTTTTCCTGTTTTAAAACATTTGGCAGATTTTAGGACTAGATGTTTGTGCTGATACCATGGTAGGAGATGACATGATTCGAGGTATTTCGGGTGGACAAAAGAAGAGAGTCACAACTGGTAAAACCATAAATCTCATTATCTGTGTAATACTAATATGAAATGAAGTGTTTATGTTTTCATTTGTGTTTTGTGAAACTCAAGATGTGACTATGAGCTACAGGTGAGATGCTAGTTGGACCAGCAAGAGCGCTTTTCATGGACGAAATATCGACTGGTTTGGACAGTTCAACAAcatttcaaatgattaattCACTAAGGCAATCCATCCACATTCTGAATGGAACAGCTCTTATCTCTCTTCTACAGCCAACACCTGAAACTTACGATTTATTCGACGACATAATTCTCCTCTCAGACGGACAAATTGTGTATCAAGGTCCAAGGGAAAACGTCCTCGAATTCTTTGAGCATGTTGGTTTCAAATGTCCAGAGAGGAAAGGAGTAGCAGATTTTTTACAAGAAGTACTTTTTCTTAGCTTCATTAGACTCTATGACTTGTTTTGCACTTTTCACCTTTAATAGAAGACACTATACTTATCTCTTTATATGACAGGTAACTTCAAGAAAAGATCAAGAACAGTACTGGTCAAATAAAGATAAGCCATATACCTTTATCACTGTTAGAGAATTCGCTGAAGAATTTCAGTTGTTTCATGTCGGTCAAAAACTCGGTGATGAACTTGGTACTCCATTTGATGCCTCCAAAGGCCACCCTGCCGTTTTAACCAAAAACAAGTATGGTGTGAGCAGGAAAGAACTCTTAAAAGCCTGCGTATCAAGAGAACTCTTACTTATGAAAAGGAATTCGTTTGTCTATATTTTCAAGATGTGGCAGGTAAACACAAACCGATCAAAAAAACCTTACTTGATCATTCATCGGTGTTATTTACACTAGATTCATGTTTGATTTCATTTGTTTTCAGTTGATCTTCACTGGCATCGTAACAATGACAATGTTCCTACGAACTGAGATGCACCGGAATACTGAAACAGATGGTGGGATCTATATGGGTGCTCTATTCTTCATACTAATTGTAATTATGTTCAATGGATACTCCGAGCTATCGATGTTCATAATGAAACTCCCAGTTTTCTATAAGCAAAGGGACCTTCTGCTTTTCCCTGCTTGGGCATATTCTTTGCCTACTTGGATCCTTAAGATTCCTATAACCTTTGTAGAAGTTGGTATTTGGGTTGTGTTGACTTACTATGTAATCGGATTTGATCCATGTTTTGAAAGGTGGGAATATTGTTTTTCCTTTGGTACGTAGATTCCAAACATAATATTCTCCAGTCTGCTAAACACAGTTGGATCATTTGCTTTACTTGTAGGTTCATCAAACAGTACTTTTTGCTAGTTTGTATCAACCAGATGGCATCTGCACTTTTTCGATTTATTGGCGCAGTTGGGAGGAATGTTATTGTTGCAAACACAGTTGGATCATTTGCTTTACTTGCAGTTTTGGTCATGGGTGGATTCATCCTATCGAGAGGTGAAGTGCAACTTGTTAGTGCCGTTTGTTATCGAAGATGCATACTTTTTGTTTCAATGTATTATAATATCAAAAGCTCACTGAACTATGTTCTTATGCATCAGTTGATGTGAAGAAGTGGTGGTTATGGGGTTACTGGGTATCCCCAATGATGTATGGACAAAATGCTATAGCTGTGAATGAATTCCTTGGAAAAAGTTGGTCCCATGTAAGCAAGCAATATAATCACACTTCCATGAGTGAAAGATCTTACATATACAAGaatacaaatatgactaatgaAGAGTTTCAATCTGTGTCTGATAATACATGAATACCTTTTCATTGCAGATTCCACCTGATTCAACAGAACCATTAGGAGTGCAGATCTTGAAGTCGCGTGGGATTTTCCCTGAAGCATACTGGTATTGGATTGGAGTTGGAGCTTCCATTGGATACATGTTACTATTCAACTTCCTTTTCCCTCTAGCCTTACATTATCTTGACTCTAAGTATCCAATATATTATATGTGGTTGTCAGGTTATAAAATTGATAGTTCTCTTGGTAACAAATGAAACATTTTATTGCAGCATTTGGTAAACCGCAGGCTTTAATATCAGAAGAAGCATTGGCTGAGAGAAATGCTGCCACTGCTGGAAGCAAACAGATTATTGAACTGTCGCCTAAATTGGAATGTTCGTCAGGTGAGTTACAATTAGCTTACTAAACTTCTTCCTATTTTACTTCACATGTTAATTCACTGTAAGATGATTGATATAATTTTGATGTAACAAAAGGAAATGCAAGTCGAAGAAGTTTTTCTTCAACGACGCTATCAACAAAGGTAGGCAGCATTAATGCAGCTGATCACACTAGGAAGCGGGGGATGGTTCTTCCTTTCACTCCCCTTTCTATCACTTTTGATGAAATCGGATATGCCGTGGACATGCCGCAGGTacaagaattagcttcaaactTCAAAGGAACTTTTAAGTGGATAATTCCACTATCAAATCATCAACTTGAAATGTAGTGGTCATTTCTATAATGGAGCATTAGAAgtgtttgtttggattgacttatttaagcTTACATACTAACTAGCATAAACACTAGTGAGACTGTTtaggagagcttatggaaacaacttatgagaTGTCCATAAGCTTTTTTTAGCTTCTTTACGTAAGAATTCAAAGATAGCTtacgaaaacaacttataattccTACGAAAACAattagactttattttattttttattacaaaaatagcttatacataaacacttatatgataagtgtcTATGCTatataagcgcttaattaagttgtttattcaaacaGGGCCTGATTCATCCTGCATGCACATAGCATAATATAGTGGTTGCATGTGAAGCTTACCAAAGTTACACACTCTGAATAAAACAAGCATAAAAAAGTGACAGTAAATTTACACTCTCCTTACTGATATATTTCTAATAGTCTCCCTTTAATTTGTGCTTGCTTGTAGGAAATGAAAGCCAAAGGTATTCCTGAAGATCGACTTGAACTTTTGACAGGTGTTAATGGAGCTTTTAGACCAGGAGTTCTGACAGCTCTAATGGGTATAAGTGGAGCTGGTAAAACAACTCTAATGGATGTGCTGTCTGGAAGGAAAACAACAGGATATGTTCAAGGACAAATCACTATATCCGGGTACCCTAAGAAGCAAGAAACATTTTCTCGGATATCAGGATACTGTGAGCAAACTGATATCCACTCTCCCCATGTTACTGTCTATGAATCTCTTGTTTATTCTGCATGGCTCCGGTTACCCCCCGAGGTTGATACTTCTACAAGAAAGGTAAAGTTTGTCAATTTTGTGTTTCTCTTTTACTTTGTAGATAAAATCAGAGTATATTAACAAGACATGCAACACACACCACTAATTTCAGATGTTCATTGAGGAAGTTATGGAGCTGATAGAGCTGACTTCAATAAGAGAAGCGCTTGTTGGATTACCTGGTGTGAATGGTCTGTCCACAGAACAGCGCAAGAGGTTAACGATTGCAGTTGAACTTGTTGCCAATCCATCTATTATATTCATGGATGAACCTACCTCTGGCCTTGATGCAAGAGCTGCTGCTATAGTAATGAGAACAGTGAGGAATACAGTGGACACAGGGAGAACTGTTGTCTGCACAATTCATCAGCCTAGTATTGATATATTTGATGCTTTTGATGAGGTCAGAGacccttttccttttttttctttctaagttgttaaaaaatagtGTCCCAAGGCTGAACATCTATCTTGTAAATTACAGCTACTTCTCTTGAAGCGTGGAGGAGAAGAAATATATGTGGGGCCATTAGGCCGACATTGTTCTCATCTGATCAACTACTTTGAGGTCACTATCTCTAATTTTTTACTAATAGTCTAATGCTAAATACTTAACATATTATCAATCAGTTTTTTCACCAAAGCAAAACTTACCTGCTTCGTATAGGGAATTAATGGAGTGCCAAAAATCAAGAATGGTTATAACCCTGCCACTTGGATGTTGGAggttacttcagaagcacaagAAGAAGCTCTCGGAATTAACTTCGCCGAACTATACAAGAACTCTGACTTATATAGGTAAGACAGGAAAAACTTGTAAATTAAAGCACATTCCATAGATTATCATCTTGAATCCATAATGAAGCTTGGAAATAAAATCTGCTCTTTAAGGATATATGGTTTATTAAGCCATATTGTATAATTACATTCAGGACAAACAAGGCCTTGATCAGGGAACTAAGTACTCCTCCAGAGGGTTCTAAAGACTTGTACTTCACAACACAGCACTCTCAGTCTTTCTTAACCCAATGTATGGCTTGCCTTTGGAAGCAGAACCTATCGTATTGGCGAAATCCCCCATACAGTGCAGTGAGACTTTTATTCACAACGGTCATAGCCTTCTTGTTCGGGACAATATTTTGGAATATTGGCTCAAAAAGGTACCAAGCCATGTTCCTGACTCGTTTCTGAGTTGCTGTTCATTATACCTTTGCTTATGTACTATTGTAATGCAGGGAAAGAAGACAAGATCTATTTAACGCGATGGGGTCCATGTACGCTGCAGTGCTCTTCATTGGGGTACAAAATGCTACATCGGTGCAACCAGTTGTAGCCATTGAGAGAACAGTTTTCTATAGAGAAAAGGCTGCTGGAATGTACTCAGCATTGCCATATGCATTTGGACAGGTATGCATTAAGTTTCTTGATCACGAAATGGCTAAGGAATGTTAACTTTTatgaataaaccatcaatttatcCTTAAATTATCATTATCTCTCTAATTAGCTAGGTTCATGGTAGTTTAGTGACTAAATTGAAGGTTTATTCTAAATATTAGTGAACAGataaactttttaattaatgaatacTAATTATATGAAGTTGAGAGAATGAAAACTGTTTAGAAAACTTACCAGATTTGAAATATTCAGGTTGCTGTTGAGATCCCATACATACTCATACAGAGCCTTGTATATGGGGTTATAGTGTATACCATGGTTGGGTTTGAAAGGACACCTACCAAGTTCTTTTGGTATCTCTTCTTCATGTTCTTCACCTTTCTATACTTCACCTTTTTTGGAATGATGCTTGTCGGTGCTACACCAGATCACAATGTTGCTGCTATAGTTTCCTTTGGCTTCTACTTGCTATGGAACCTTTTCTCAGGATTCGTTATTCCCCGAACCGTAAGTTTCATTGTTCCTTTcgcttcaaatttaatattagaCCATGCAAGTGTAAACATGTAAGTTAACTCGGTTAAAATGTTTTATATAACAGAGGATGCCGGTATGGTGGAGATGGTTTTTCTGGATTTGTCCCATCTCTTGGACATTATATGGCTTGATTACAACACAATTTGGTGATGTTAACGAACGTATGGATACTGGAGAGACAGTGGAAGAGTTTGTTAGGAGTTATTTTGGTTACAGAGATGATTTCAAAGATGTAGCTGCAGCTGTGGTTGTTAGTTTTTCACTGATCTTTGGATCTGCCTTTGCTTTTTCAATTAAGGCATTTAATTTCCAAAAAAGATAAGCATTTTGTCCAAATTGTACATTCACATCTTAATTAGTAACAAGATTAAGAGTATAAAGTTGTAAATGTAATCTCAAGTGTGTATGAAATATCTGTGAAGTGTTCAACATGAATAAGTATCCAACTGATAATGACGGTTTTGTTTGAAATGAAGCTAGCTATGTATTCATTGGCTTTGTTAATGCAACAATGAAATAAGAACGAACAAGTGCCAGTAAATTAAAATGTCAGATGCCGCATATGATACAGTCAGAAAGTTCTCTCTCATCCTACTACACCTAACAAGTAACACCTACAGTTACAAATGAATCTCAATTCTCGTAAGAggtacataaaattaaattaaacaagaaGGAACCGTAAAGACTTGTGCCAACTTATTTTGCCAAGCTATCCAAAAAGCTTTGCAACTCCTTCAAACCTTCAGCAGAGAAGCTCCTGTGCACTCTGGAGCGTGGTGCTACCAAATTCGGTGGAGGCTGCTGCTGAAAGCAAACCACAACAACCGCTAAATTGTCTCCACTTTTTCTCTTCAAGGCCTCATCAACCAGATCCTTGCTGCAAACAGCTGGGTCGTTATGCTCCTGAAGCCTGCGCCGTGCAAAATCTACAGCATTTTGGCTTCTAAAAACATCCCAAATCCCATCGCAGCCTATGATGAGAAATTCGTCCTCGGCAGTAAGTTTTGTAGTCATGAGCTCAGGCTCTGCACTGAGTGGTCCACCATCTTTGCCTTTCATTCCTTCCATGTGCCAGTCACCAATAGCTCGAGCAACATTAAGTTGCCCGTTAAGATACCCATCGTAGACAGACCCCCCAGATGCCTCGATACGCCTCTGCTCTTTCATGCAACCTGGTTTGTGGTCTCTTGACATGTCAATTGCTTTTCCACGACGGCACAGCACTGCTCGACAATCTCCAGCATTTGCCACCACCAACAACCTACAGTCAGAAACTACAATCAGCATGCAACTTATCACATTATCACATGTATGTATATGATGTCATGTCAGAGCAAGAGCATGAAAATGGAAATATGGGCCAACTTTTGTAGCAGACCAAAAAGATCCCAAACCTCAATTAGATTTATGTCTTTCGTACTTCCAAAAAacacagtaaaaaaaataatcatactttTGGTGCTAatttaaagaagaagaaaaggatatATGCTCAAATTATTGAATATCAAAATCCTGACCTTCCTATAACAAGAGTGGCCAAAGCAGTGGTGCCGGATGCAAGGGCAGCATTGAGAGAACAAGCTTCCGCAAATGCATAGTCTGTTTGCAGAAAGGCGGAAGCAACTATCCTTTCAATATCCACTGGGAAATCTTTATCCTCGAGAATGAACTTTGGCAAATGATTGCAAGCAAAGTCAGCAGCATGCTTTCCACCGTGCCCATCAAACACCTGACCAAGCCATTCGACATATAACGTTACTTGACTTTTCTAAGCAGTTTAAAAACAAATGCAAGCAACATAAATAAACCTATCTATTCTTGTCAGCTGTAAAAACTCCATAGCTAGTAAAGGCGCATCTAATATGTGTTTATGCACATTGGTCCACACCAAAGGTAAAGCAACACCAATTATAAAATAAGATTAGCATGTGAACTAAGATTTGCAAAGAACTTCCGAAAGATGCCATCAGATGTGCAGAACATGAGAATGAAAAAAGACAACGGAGGAAAAGAGAATAATGGCACATGAGGATGTCAACGaataaaaaatcatgaagaaaaaatgaaaatccaTTCCAACAACTATCATATCAGTACTCCAATCAAGATAAGCGccaaggagagagagagagatatatacCCCATAGAAAGCACTTGGTCCATCTATATGTTTGTTGAGCCCATGGCCCTGCCTAAAATTGTCAACACAAACATACACATCCTCCATATTTGACCGGAACCCTATATCAGCACATCCTCCGGAACGGAGCTTTGGAAGGAAATCAGACTGGAAACCTTCAGTAACATCCTCAGCAGATACATCAGACAACTTCATTTTCGTCTGCTGATTTTTCCGTGAAAGAACACATcaataaaatgaagaaaaaaattgtagaaagaTGAACTTTTTTCAGTGCAGAAATAAACTTATACTACTCCAGAAATAACCCTACTAAAACTGATAATCAATAATCAATCCTAAAGTTGCAAACTGAACCCACAAAACATAATCAACAGCTAATCATAATGAGATGAATAAATCATAATGTTGTTGCCGTCTAATTTTCAACTTCCCCAATCTCTCTTTCCCAACAAAAAATTCCTTCTATTCTAGTCCTAGATTCTATCTACATTAAATACCAAACCAAAGCTTAAACTATACGCTCTCAGTACATCAAAGTGACaaatggaaacaaaaaaaaggaaTGAAGTTAAAAAAGTAGAAATGAAGATAAGAATCATTTTAAGAAAAGTAATAAATGCTGTAATAACTGTTCCAAAACAAGAAAAGTAACATCATTATCACAATGAAAACACAAGACACTAAAAAACAAAGATTCGTTTCTTACAAGAGAAGCGTGGCGAACAAGAGATTTTCTGCATGGTAAAACAAGAGGATCATTGCGTTGACATTGACGAAAAGCAGAAGCAATAGATGAATTAGGATTTGGAGGTCGAGTCTCACTAGAGCTTCTACCTTCACTGAAACAATTCACACCTtcaatttcttccatttttcttAACCATAAGATCCAAACTTCAAAAATACAGACCCAGTAACCAAAATTCGAAAATGGGTTTAACCCAGATTGTAAAAAGGAATTGGGTTATCAgaaaaagtgtaaaaattaGGTCTTTTTTATATGTCGGCGATTCAAAGGGTGGTTTGACGAATGTGGAGATTTGTTTGAAAGGGTTCGAAAGAAAGGAGTGTGTTGGGAAAGAGGAAGAATGACCGTCGTAATTGAAGGCGGTGGTCGGTGGTCGGTGAGGGTTTGGGTTTCGAAGATGCGGTGGAATGAATGAATGTGTTTCCttgttttatgatttgtttttgcAACGGCACAACCCTTTTTTGAAGGGGTACTTATGTTTTGTAGTATAAAGAAAAGGTAcaataaataatgaattttttttaagaaaaataatgattacatgtttttttagacatatgattatgttttttttttaagataaagatCGTGTCAATAAGAATGtcttttctctcaaaaaaaaaaatgtcttgtAAAAAACTATAATTGTAAGAATGCTcctcaacaaaagaaaataataataatattaataataataataagtgaaTTTTAGTTTCGGttgttattaataatatttcattttagtttgttcaaaaaaatattaataataataataataaaatgagtttttctattAACACCTtatatatttctggttacatccaatttttttaaaaagttttttataataccaaaattgtccttttatataaattttcttaaaatcttgatttcatttaatgtcactctaaaattccactctctttcacccaccaacgatcaaacaatcctgatgttcaattaatctctatggaagattaaagagtaaatcaaaacatctttcattcatactcgattgcatataaataagtgaattttttctt
It encodes:
- the LOC11426779 gene encoding probable protein phosphatase 2C 22 isoform X2 → MEEIEGVNCFSEGRSSSETRPPNPNSSIASAFRQCQRNDPLVLPCRKSLVRHASLTKMKLSDVSAEDVTEGFQSDFLPKLRSGGCADIGFRSNMEDVYVCVDNFRQGHGLNKHIDGPSAFYGVFDGHGGKHAADFACNHLPKFILEDKDFPVDIERIVASAFLQTDYAFAEACSLNAALASGTTALATLVIGRLLVVANAGDCRAVLCRRGKAIDMSRDHKPGCMKEQRRIEASGGSVYDGYLNGQLNVARAIGDWHMEGMKGKDGGPLSAEPELMTTKLTAEDEFLIIGCDGIWDVFRSQNAVDFARRRLQEHNDPAVCSKDLVDEALKRKSGDNLAVVVVCFQQQPPPNLVAPRSRVHRSFSAEGLKELQSFLDSLAK
- the LOC11418462 gene encoding pleiotropic drug resistance protein 1; this translates as MEGGELRVASGRVGSSSIWRSGAVDVFSGSSRRDDDEQELQWAAIEKLPTYLRMTRGILNESQSEQPIEIDINKLGPLQRKNLVERLVKIAEEDNEKFLLKLRQRIDRVGLDFPTIEVRFEHLNVEAEAHVGSRALPTILNFSINLLEGFLNNLHLIPSRKKPLTVLHDVSGIIKPKRMTLLLGPPSSGKTTLLLALAGRLSRDLKFSGRVAYNDHGMEEFVPQRTSAYISQTDLHIGELTVRETLAFSARCQGIGTRYDMLAELSRREKAENIKPDPDLDIYMKAEALEGQETNIVTDYIIKILGLDVCADTMVGDDMIRGISGGQKKRVTTGEMLVGPARALFMDEISTGLDSSTTFQMINSLRQSIHILNGTALISLLQPTPETYDLFDDIILLSDGQIVYQGPRENVLEFFEHVGFKCPERKGVADFLQEVTSRKDQEQYWSNKDKPYTFITVREFAEEFQLFHVGQKLGDELGTPFDASKGHPAVLTKNKYGVSRKELLKACVSRELLLMKRNSFVYIFKMWQLIFTGIVTMTMFLRTEMHRNTETDGGIYMGALFFILIVIMFNGYSELSMFIMKLPVFYKQRDLLLFPAWAYSLPTWILKIPITFVEVGIWVVLTYYVIGFDPCFERFIKQYFLLVCINQMASALFRFIGAVGRNVIVANTVGSFALLAVLVMGGFILSRVDVKKWWLWGYWVSPMMYGQNAIAVNEFLGKSWSHIPPDSTEPLGVQILKSRGIFPEAYWYWIGVGASIGYMLLFNFLFPLALHYLDSFGKPQALISEEALAERNAATAGSKQIIELSPKLECSSGNASRRSFSSTTLSTKVGSINAADHTRKRGMVLPFTPLSITFDEIGYAVDMPQEMKAKGIPEDRLELLTGVNGAFRPGVLTALMGISGAGKTTLMDVLSGRKTTGYVQGQITISGYPKKQETFSRISGYCEQTDIHSPHVTVYESLVYSAWLRLPPEVDTSTRKMFIEEVMELIELTSIREALVGLPGVNGLSTEQRKRLTIAVELVANPSIIFMDEPTSGLDARAAAIVMRTVRNTVDTGRTVVCTIHQPSIDIFDAFDELLLLKRGGEEIYVGPLGRHCSHLINYFEGINGVPKIKNGYNPATWMLEVTSEAQEEALGINFAELYKNSDLYRTNKALIRELSTPPEGSKDLYFTTQHSQSFLTQCMACLWKQNLSYWRNPPYSAVRLLFTTVIAFLFGTIFWNIGSKRERRQDLFNAMGSMYAAVLFIGVQNATSVQPVVAIERTVFYREKAAGMYSALPYAFGQVAVEIPYILIQSLVYGVIVYTMVGFERTPTKFFWYLFFMFFTFLYFTFFGMMLVGATPDHNVAAIVSFGFYLLWNLFSGFVIPRTRMPVWWRWFFWICPISWTLYGLITTQFGDVNERMDTGETVEEFVRSYFGYRDDFKDVAAAVVVSFSLIFGSAFAFSIKAFNFQKR
- the LOC11426779 gene encoding probable protein phosphatase 2C 22 isoform X1, encoding MEEIEGVNCFSEGRSSSETRPPNPNSSIASAFRQCQRNDPLVLPCRKSLVRHASLQTKMKLSDVSAEDVTEGFQSDFLPKLRSGGCADIGFRSNMEDVYVCVDNFRQGHGLNKHIDGPSAFYGVFDGHGGKHAADFACNHLPKFILEDKDFPVDIERIVASAFLQTDYAFAEACSLNAALASGTTALATLVIGRLLVVANAGDCRAVLCRRGKAIDMSRDHKPGCMKEQRRIEASGGSVYDGYLNGQLNVARAIGDWHMEGMKGKDGGPLSAEPELMTTKLTAEDEFLIIGCDGIWDVFRSQNAVDFARRRLQEHNDPAVCSKDLVDEALKRKSGDNLAVVVVCFQQQPPPNLVAPRSRVHRSFSAEGLKELQSFLDSLAK